Proteins encoded by one window of Tubulanus polymorphus chromosome 7, tnTubPoly1.2, whole genome shotgun sequence:
- the LOC141908797 gene encoding transcriptional adapter 1-like isoform X1, with product MASGSSFQPNRGPTGLNVAKKNLQDVLGDDMKMYLQLLKAWFKQKLSRTEFDYKARKMLPMQSMNLHNEFLLAILGKCQSLGSVVASKDSHMPAHSIASQRLLKRAKMKRKTGIPKTSYQHRFVPYDPLKHVPQVASKSPEEECGLVFASREMTLPDLSIIHGRMLVAVWENGMDDVQDNAIRLVSLAMENLLKNILTVVLSRRNSYKTRENRFRYAMGCPLPSVFLRNSTLSHDYSMESEETSVTSQGQVIPSIKPSAEVAEIDAITQISSHNKQQCKYPVSLFDVYKGLQVYKSAIPSHTVYTMAMENIISKMWHPSNEDLEQETLYHRERQIRDQKKYDNSCFTNLNQKDKLYNTT from the exons ATGGCTTCTGGGTCGAGTTTCCAGCCTAATCGAGGCCCAACCGGGTTAAATGTAGCTAAGAAGAACCTACAGGATGTACTGGGAGATGACATGAAAAT GTATTTACAGTTACTGAAAGCCTGGTTCAAACAGAAG TTATCAAgaacagaatttgattataaaGCGAGAAAAATGCTTCCAATGCAATCAA TGAATCTGCACAATGAATTTCTGTTGGCTATTTTGGGAAAATGTCAAAGTCTTGGTTCTGTGGTCG CGTCGAAAGATTCTCACATGCCAGCTCACAGTATCGCTAGTCAAAGATTGTTAAAACGCGCGAAAATGAAACGAAAAACTGGAATCCCGAAAACCAGTTACCAG CATCGTTTCGTTCCGTACGATCCTTTGAAACACGTTCCACAAGTCGCGTCGAAATCTCCCGAAGAAGAATGCGGTCTAG TTTTTGCGAGTCGTGAAATGACGCTTCCCGACTTATCGATCATTCACGGCAGAATGCTCGTCGCTGTTTGGGAAAACGGTATGGACGATGTACAAGACAACGCTATCAGACTGGTATCGCTTGCTATGGAG AATTTGTTGAAGAATATTCTAACTGTTGTTTTATCGCGGCGAAACTCGTATAAAACTCGAGAGAATCGATTTCGTTACGCTATGGGCTGTCCGCTGCCGTCTGTGTTCCTACGTAATTCCACCCTCAGCCATGATTATTCCATGGAAAG CGAAGAGACGTCTGTCACGAGTCAAGGTCAAGTGATCCCGTCGATTAAACCGTCTGCCGAAGTGGCCGAAATAGACGCGATCACTCAAATATCCAGCCATAATAAACAACAATGTAAATATCCGGTCTCGCTGTTCGATGTGTATAAAGGCTTACAG gtaTATAAAAGTGCTATACCGTCTCATACGGTTTACACGATGGCGATGGAGAACATCATCAGTAAAATGTGGCATCCAAGCAACGAGGACCTCGAACAGGAGACGTTGTATCATCGAGAACGTCAGATTAGAGATCAGAAAAAATACGATAACTCTTGTTTTACGAATCTCAATCAGAAGGACAAGTTATATAATACGACTTGA
- the LOC141908797 gene encoding transcriptional adapter 1-like isoform X2, producing MLPMQSMNLHNEFLLAILGKCQSLGSVVASKDSHMPAHSIASQRLLKRAKMKRKTGIPKTSYQHRFVPYDPLKHVPQVASKSPEEECGLVFASREMTLPDLSIIHGRMLVAVWENGMDDVQDNAIRLVSLAMENLLKNILTVVLSRRNSYKTRENRFRYAMGCPLPSVFLRNSTLSHDYSMESEETSVTSQGQVIPSIKPSAEVAEIDAITQISSHNKQQCKYPVSLFDVYKGLQVYKSAIPSHTVYTMAMENIISKMWHPSNEDLEQETLYHRERQIRDQKKYDNSCFTNLNQKDKLYNTT from the exons ATGCTTCCAATGCAATCAA TGAATCTGCACAATGAATTTCTGTTGGCTATTTTGGGAAAATGTCAAAGTCTTGGTTCTGTGGTCG CGTCGAAAGATTCTCACATGCCAGCTCACAGTATCGCTAGTCAAAGATTGTTAAAACGCGCGAAAATGAAACGAAAAACTGGAATCCCGAAAACCAGTTACCAG CATCGTTTCGTTCCGTACGATCCTTTGAAACACGTTCCACAAGTCGCGTCGAAATCTCCCGAAGAAGAATGCGGTCTAG TTTTTGCGAGTCGTGAAATGACGCTTCCCGACTTATCGATCATTCACGGCAGAATGCTCGTCGCTGTTTGGGAAAACGGTATGGACGATGTACAAGACAACGCTATCAGACTGGTATCGCTTGCTATGGAG AATTTGTTGAAGAATATTCTAACTGTTGTTTTATCGCGGCGAAACTCGTATAAAACTCGAGAGAATCGATTTCGTTACGCTATGGGCTGTCCGCTGCCGTCTGTGTTCCTACGTAATTCCACCCTCAGCCATGATTATTCCATGGAAAG CGAAGAGACGTCTGTCACGAGTCAAGGTCAAGTGATCCCGTCGATTAAACCGTCTGCCGAAGTGGCCGAAATAGACGCGATCACTCAAATATCCAGCCATAATAAACAACAATGTAAATATCCGGTCTCGCTGTTCGATGTGTATAAAGGCTTACAG gtaTATAAAAGTGCTATACCGTCTCATACGGTTTACACGATGGCGATGGAGAACATCATCAGTAAAATGTGGCATCCAAGCAACGAGGACCTCGAACAGGAGACGTTGTATCATCGAGAACGTCAGATTAGAGATCAGAAAAAATACGATAACTCTTGTTTTACGAATCTCAATCAGAAGGACAAGTTATATAATACGACTTGA